One stretch of Niallia sp. XMNu-256 DNA includes these proteins:
- a CDS encoding DUF1259 domain-containing protein yields the protein MSRFISGFEELCEKLARILKGTPFHEDGECTIMIERDLDVEILGKPYKTEHEITVQSLEHGESLNTGELVVLQKEVNPLLVALKKQGFLVTAIHNHWLFDKPKLMYIHIESVDEPVEFAKKLRDALSVLD from the coding sequence ATGTCAAGATTTATTTCAGGATTTGAAGAACTCTGTGAGAAACTAGCGAGGATTCTTAAAGGTACACCTTTTCATGAAGATGGTGAATGTACGATTATGATTGAAAGAGACCTTGATGTAGAAATACTTGGAAAACCATACAAAACGGAGCATGAGATTACTGTCCAATCATTAGAACATGGAGAATCTCTAAATACAGGTGAACTAGTTGTTTTGCAAAAAGAAGTAAATCCTTTACTCGTAGCTTTAAAAAAGCAAGGCTTTTTAGTCACAGCAATACACAACCATTGGCTTTTTGACAAACCAAAACTTATGTACATTCACATTGAATCAGTGGACGAGCCTGTTGAATTTGCTAAAAAACTAAGAGATGCTTTAAGTGTTTTAGATTAA